From the genome of Capsicum annuum cultivar UCD-10X-F1 chromosome 4, UCD10Xv1.1, whole genome shotgun sequence:
TTGAACATTCCGTCCACCAAAAACaacccaacatcaaattcaagccATAAAAACACCACCTGGCATTCTAAGCACATGAGCCCAATGGGTGGTGCTAAATATGATGTGTTGTCACTGTAAATTGAGTAGTATGAAGTGTTTGCTTGGGTCTTTAGGTTATGGAGGACTCTTAGGGCTCATTTGGTGCAAGGGATAAGGGATAACTAGTCCCGGGTTTAATTATAGGATgagcttatcccatgtttggttgggatAAATGCATGGGATAACTCATCCCAAGATTAGTTATCCCGAGATAACTTTTTtgcaaccaaacgaccccttagggtTTTTAGATTGTTTAGAAGGCTATTTAagtctaaattttttttgtttgggtTCCcactttttataataatatatgtacAGTATTAGATAGATATAGGGTCACTGTATATTGTGCTTACGAATATCGTCTTTGATGGTTACATTTCCAGGAGTTGGCTGCAACGCTACATGATGATCTTCCTACCATGCTCAGTGCCTTGTCAAATATGGGCTTGAGGTTGAACGTAAATGTGGAAGATCTAACAAGAGAAGGTGTTTTTGCTTGAATTTTAGTGAATAAACATCAAACATCATGTTGCCCCTTTACAACATATTTTTGCATTACGGAGAAGCAGCCATCTCAGTTTGCTATGTTGCAGTTTTACTGTCATGACACAATTTTGTGGCTTGAAGGTAGCCTCAGAATACTCACCATTACTAAACATTGAATTACCATTCTTATCAATTGAGGTTAGGAGTTTTGTTCTGAATCATGTTTTTTTGGGGTGGGGAGTTCAGCTAGTTTAAAgtcctttttttctttacacaGTTCAGAAGATTTTGTAGTTTGAAATGTCAGATATCTTTATCTTTACAAAGTTCAGGATCTATTTTGCTTCTTGGAAAACATGAATATCCCTGCAATAAAATAGAAGCTACTTCTTTCTGTGGTATGTTTGTTTTTACTAGACTGAACTTTTAGCGATATTTAAAGGTATGGGTTGTATGTTAGGCTTCTTTCTATGTTTTTCCGATTGTTTTTGTGGAGATTGGAAACAAACTGAACATCTAAGAAGTATCGAACGTGTTGTAGCAGGAATGTAgcatatttgaaaattattgcACTACTTTTTAGGGTCTTATGGAGTAAGGATCAAAATACCGGCCTCCTGGCTCTGGTGGCCTTAATGTTCCCCCAGAGTTCAACTTATGTTCTTTCAAATTCTTAACCTTTATTTGCCTGAGTAGCTTCCATCTCCAGCCATTAAGCAGCAGGTCACTTGACTGCTAACTCAAGTGTCTCTTTTTGTATGTCCATTTTGTTTCTCATTTTTTGTATCATAAATTATGTCAAAAGTAAAGTGGCCATGTGTGTCTCTACTAAACAAGATGTGAATCTGTTAAAAATAGGAGGTATTTTCAATGAAATAACCAGAGACATGAGGCGCCTTGATCTCCAAGTTCGACGGGTTAGTGTGAGCTCTTTGGATTGGAATTCGTATTTGGAAAGATCATTGGCTTTTGTACTTTGGTGCTTCTTTGAGATCCTTCCGAGGACTTATGCCTGTGCTAGTGAAGTTTTAATCTAGTAGGCAGTAACAATATAATGTTTTCGAAGGcgttaattttaatttttattattttaaaagtattttcgctataaatttaattatttttttttgttattggtgtgatgatatttatactttataccatcatattttcatattgtaaataattataatatcttTTCTATATTATTAGTGATTTATTTGCAGAATTATTAAgtcttatttttacttattttcttaataatataTATCTAGATCtacaatctataatctatatgtattctaagtaatatattaaaagtgtgaagagtcttagaaatgttgtttgaactttttgttcttcgTTAAAATACTTTCCAATTGATAAAATTGTTTAttcactatttttctcaaattattattgaattatatttataatatcttctATAAAATTgtgtcctaaaatatatggaatgaTAAGTTTAGGATTTAATTATTGAATTCCTAAGGATCATAAATAGAATTttagcatttatatatatagtctCAGAAATTTCGCAAAGTAGATTATGGGTATAACTCTTTCTACTATTCTAATTCTCAATTCTTTCAATTTGTGTAAGATTTAAATCCCCATTGGCTATGTTTTTGTACTTTGGGAAATTGGCTTAGCTACACAGGAAAATGAAACAAAAGATAATAATAACACATTAAAGAATTCGAAAATAGGCGCTTACTAAATATTACTATGCTAATAAGGAGAAGAGGTTATCGATTGCAAGTCGTTGCGTCTTCCTCCTAACGTCTAACGAGCGAACCATACTCGTCTACCTAGTACCTACTAATCCTCTATTCTCGATCTCaagttatattatattatttcctGTATAATCACCTTCTCCTGATCCATTTTAATTTTGAACTATATGTACATCTCCTATAACTCCTGCTATAACCAACCTCGCACCTTCAAACTGATGCATTAGCACATGCATGATGCACCTCTTCTTCACATGTCCGAACCGAAAAGTTTAATTAGTAGCTTGGTTCTCCTCTCTTCCCATGTGATAATTATCCAGATCACAAGATagtttaaggaaataaactaCTAATTTCTCATGAATAACATTTTACATAGTTAAATTATGCATGAATCTAGTTGTATTTAGCAATCCTATATTACGTCATTTATTACATTTCTGTTGTGAGAGATGAAAAGatgatttgttttaatttagcCTTTTTCCTATTAAAGTGATGCATGTATCATGTATGATGactcctttatttttcttaattattatttcctctatttcaaaataaataattttttacctcaatatatatttattaagaaaGAGAAGCTAGAATTTAAATTGTACTTTACAtttcatttttacctttttacAAACTATTAAACTACTCTTGAAATTTTAGccacattaaaataaaatcaattaagtCTAGTGAAACTCATAAAATTAAAagtgtaaataaagaataaaattaaagaaatttctaACATGtctctttaaaaataaataatttactcaCGTGAACGTTGAAAAACGGCTCAGTAAATCACTTATTTTAAAGTAGagaaaatagcatcatcattTCAGTTTGATCATTTGTTATTATTCAAATTTGTTAGCTCGACCAATCTAATTTCACATAAAATAGGTCTAGAGGGGTATAAGCCACGTTATATCAAAAAGTTTGCTATTTCCTAAATGTAAATTCGTAATTACTCCCTTGTTCTATTTTACTCGTCTCAAATTTTTCATTATActtatcatttttcattaatcaagacaagacatattttttttcttttttacccttaattgttttttctccaaattaaaatgtaaacatcatttaatagggtaCTATGGTAAAGTAATCGTGTTATTACTAactttttttcttaatcaatgtacaATATTaaattgggacgagtaaaatgagaCAGATGAagtattatttaagaaaaaaggaTTCAAATTCTTCTATGGTCATCATATTAAATTTCACTTTACacgacaaaaataataaatttagtgTAATCTCATACGTGAAATTTGAAGCGGATGGTGTGTATATAAATTAAACCTTATCCCTATCTTTTGAAGATAAAACAATTGTTTTCGATAAATGATTGagttaaaataaatcaaattaaacaATTATATATCTAATATTTTAGGTAGTGTAATTTGCATTAGAGAGAAGGTTTATAAAAGGAATAAGGTTAGAGAACCCAAAACTTTGAATAAGTAAAAGATTTATTGAAGATGAGACAATAACAATAAAAGTTGTTTCATTTTTAACCAGAGGTCGAAGGTTCTATCCTGgacatggagaaaactctgttgggaatACTACCCCCGAATAGGGCCCTATCCGACGCAAATTCtaattagtcgggctccaatacGAGTACCGAACACCGGATTAGAACCCCCAACCCcctcctcaaaaaaaaaaaaaaaggaagacaaTAACAATAAAGGTGAAATAAGGACAAAGTTATAGCATTTGTGGATGAGCTCTTCTCAAtgattaaaaagtaaaatatcttATTTACTCCTCCATTTATGTCTCTACACTTCTTCTGATTCTTTGCTACAATTGAATTACTTGTTCAACATGCACCTTTCACAACCTTGTCTCTATTTTACCATAAATTAAAACCTTAAAAAATGACGAAAGATAGTATTACTTATGGtacatttttacttatttatttatgtttgacTTCGTAAAATtcgtaagaaaaataaattaaatgatgattttactatataagCCCTACTATATTAActaactgataaagttgttgtcatgtgattaggaggtcacaggttcaaacgttggaaacaacctctggctagaaatacaaaataagattGCGTACAATACACTCTTGTAGTGAGACTTTTCTCGAACGCTGCGCACAGCGAGAACTTTAGTGCACGAAGCTGCTTTTTTCCTAAACGCTATTAATATTAAGTTATctaaatgttgaaaaataaataatgctacTTAATAACAGTTTAACACAAAGAAAATAATCACTATAGGTCTCAATTTAGGTAACCACAAATATCTAAGACTCCCTTTAtaccataaattttaaaattcttcatttctttttaaaattttgtaccAAATGAAAAATTACTGTGAAGGAATTTTAGTAGCACGTGAAAGTTTTACTTGTGTCTCTCTGTGTATGCATTCTATTGGATGGGATTGGAAACAGGCTGTAAGTCTTCGAGTCTTCCACCTCCCCCACCCCCAACAACCCCCACACcactgaaaagaaaaaaaaattacaattttttttttttttttttttaaaaacagaagtgaaaatgaaggaaatttatttatttataagcaAAAAAGGGCATCCAACAAACTAATCAATTAACTTAAATTCGTTTTTTAGTTGgttcattaaaagaaaaataaataatactccTAAATCAGGGGAGCCtagatatgagttttgattctttTGAACTTAATAACTTTTCTGAATTagtgtattttttattaaaaaattcactgaatatataaatatattagaCTCAATTTCTACCATTCAAATcatcattttaaaattcaaaaaattgatcttacatacatacatacatatatatatatatatatatatatatatatcatgtatttcTTTCATTCAAAAACTTGAATCTAATACCTCATCaccaaaaaaaatgaaacttatCTTGAGAGAGTTACAGGTAATAAATTACATTAATTTACTATTAGTAAGTGATACGTAAAGGATATTTATTACTCCTAATTAACTAATATTTCCTCCATTGcataaaaaatgacctactttaacttgagacaaagtttaagaaaataaaaaagacttttaaattttgtaaccttaaattaaagttgtgtcaaatgtatcaaaatgtccttttatcttgtggtcctaaatatgccatgtggaaaattgaaattaaaatattgccaaaaaagaaaaaaggtcattcattttgaaatgaactaaaaaataaagtaggTCATTCGttttgaaacgaagggagtaactAATTATAGTAATTAAACTTGTATAAAAGCATGTGTTATACAATTGATTTGATGTATGTACTACTTCTAATCTACGGAAAAAATTTAACGACCTTTCCCTCTTCTACTCTTTTCTTCGGAGTAGGCATCTAGACATAGATTTTACTGAAATTTAaagaatttcttttcttgaatctaaagttaaaaattatatttgaaagtagaaattttgtttgaatataaattttatttgataaaaaggTCAAAATTTCATgggtaataaaaaaaattccaaattaaACCTTCGAAGGCTGtctttaaaaattgatcaaaaaataaataaaacagtACAATGTATGACTCCCTCATTCATAATGTGTCGTATTTTATTTTCTGAGAGtaaaattagattattttttatgaatattttaagctataattttttatcatattgtTACGAAGTAAAATTGCTACTTATAATAATACTTTCATCAAGCTTTTTGAATATTTGAATTgtaattctaaaatatttaattaatttaatttttaaaatcaattgaATTTTGAAATGTGAAACATGATAATTAGTATGAGAAGgaggaagaaatagaagaaaaacatcATTCAGAAATAAGGAAtgatttgtattttagttttagtattattattactttGTTTCATTTTCATTGTTGATTTTTCTTCTGTGTGTAATGCTTTGCACTTCACATTTTTCGATTGTTGTTGCCGTTCCTAAACTGTTTGACTTGCTTTATTTAGATTGAGGATCCGTTAGAAAGAACATCTCGatcactaaaaaattaaaataaaatttgtaatctATCTTTACAAACTTCACTTATATGGAATTACATATATCTTGTTGTAAGGAATTAATGTTTTTATGCTAAAATAACTCCCTAGTTGatgtgattattattttatttcatttttgttgctgtttttttatctcttttatgtAATGCTCTGCActttacatttttaattattgttgtcGTTTCTTTATTCAGtaattattttctcaaattatttgaCTTATTTTATTTCGATCGAGGATCCATTAAAAATAACATTTCGATCTCTATAATATTGGACTAAAATTTGTACCCTACCATCCTCGCAGACCTCACTTATATGGAATTACATATGTTATTGtaaggaattattttttttttatgttgaaataaCTCCCTAATTGTTTTTTGGTTCATTcccaaataaagaaagaaaaaaaataaaaaatcacaaagtaaacaaaggaaaaaaaaaaaaaaggctaaaaaaagcATAAACCCTAGACAACCCTTCCCATCTCTATATGTTTGCCACGTGTCATCAGCCACAGACTCCATACGATTTGATTTTCCCCTTATTACCAATCCCCCTCTCcactcctccttcttcttcttcttccttttctcttCAAGTTTTCTCtcttcagaaaaaaaaaaaatgaaaaaaaaaggccAAAATTCACAGTTATTTTTACTTACTAATAATTCATCTAACGAAGATGAATTCGAAGTAGCAAATATACTACTCGATCTCGACAACCTCGTTATCCAGAGACAATTTGGTTCGTTAATTTGGGGTTGTAAGAAAAAAAGATCTAATCGATGCATCGATTTTTCATCATCAtcagtttgtatacaacaacagcAAGGATGTTTGAAAGTTGATGATGAACATCATGAAATTGATAAAGCAAAGATTAAGGTTGAAGTTGTTACTAGTCCTGCTACTCCTCTTTCGTTTTCTCCAAGTGAATCTGATGATAAATCCAAACATTCTTCTCGTAAAAGTTATAAACGAAAGGTaacttttatttactttttttttcatgaattcataatttttaagtgattaaaagcaCTTTGTTACTACATGTGTTTTTGTGTTCCATTGACCTGTTTCAATGTCGTCTCCTCtgttaaagatgattttttttttttttaattttatataaagttaaatcttgttgtagaaaaaaaaataatgtttatgatttttagttgtatGAATGGTGAATTTTGTGAATGATTTTGTTGCTACGTTTACAGACGAGGGAGGAGTTAATGGATAACATAAAAGAATTATCTCAATGCAGAGAAATGCTAAGAGGGGTAAGTTTGTAAATTCACTTTAacaaaaatttagtatttttatttttcttttcttgaattaTCCTTCTGTATTtctgctattttttttttcttctttcctcaacttattctttatttttttatttttggaattgGACAGGAAGTGGAGAATGTTCGGAATTACTACAACAATCTAAAAGCTTATAATTTGAAGTTGAAAGCAAGGAAAGAACAGGTAAATTAAATATTCATTTCTATTTTTAGACTTCAACATAAAAACACTTCTCTATTTTTGGTAAGAAAAAAGAAGTGTACTTTTTTCTCACTTAGagattttcacaaaattaatcaTTTGCTCCACTAATGGTATACTAAAATGTTTACATTATCAGTATAATTTAACTCGTGATAACACATTATTACTCGATTTTTCAAGTTCACTTATTAGTTTACGACAAAAAGTGTATGATTTAACTCGTGATACGATAGCATATTATTACTCTATTTTCAAGTTCTCTTATGTCAAAAAGTGGCATATTATGATGTTAATTAATCGTTTGATCCACTACTGGTATACTAAAAACGTTTACATTATCAGTATAATTTAACTCGTGATAACACACTATTACTATTTTTCAAGTTCACGACAGAAAAGTGTGTGATTTAACTCGTGATTGTACATTATTACTCTATTTTTCAAGTTCCCTTTTGACAAAAAGTGGCATACTATGGTGTTATTGTATATCAACTTAATGTAATTTGTGTATACAACTTGAAGTTCATGGATTTTTGTTAGCActaattaaaaaaagttgattAATTGTTAATCACTTGCTAATTACAGGTAACAAAAATGTTGAATATCCAAGGTGGTGGTGTTAATTTAGGTCAACTTTACAATAATTCTGGAATGGAGCCCAATCATCAACAGCCATTCATTATGGATCAGGTTGCTATTCATAGATATCAGTACCCATTGGGCCAGGTGCAGCAACAGGCCCAACCTTTTTTCTCAAATAGATTGGGCCTAGGACTGGGTCCAGGCCCAATGGTCCTTCCAGATCTAAATGTTCGTGTGGATGAGGCTTTTACATTGGACCGGTTCGATATCGATAGAATGAATGTTGAAAGGAAGGCCCAATTTGCTGAAGCTAGAAGGAGGAGGATGATTAAAAGAATAGAAGTTAAGAATTCATCTGGTTTTATTAGACCACCAAGAAGAAGATAGTTTTTGTTTGTTAAATTTCTTTTATCATGTTTTATTTTGATCGCGATATAGAAGGATATGATTTTTTTGTAAGAGGCGCTAGAAAAGGCCAATTGAGCAAAGCTCTTTTTTGTTTTGAGCATGTCGCTAAGTGAAACTTTATCGTATATTAGTTGAAGAAGTTGTTGAACTATAATGATCGTATACTTTTCATTGATCATACAGGCAAAATATTTCCCTGAATTTAGGATTCGATTATGAATTTACATTAGATTATTTTCACATTGAATTTTGGTAATTGTTAAAGCTTAGAATTGTATATTTTAACTTACCACTTATCATGTGTTTTATTGATATATGATAGTATTTTAGAAATCAAACTTTTTTTCTAAATCAAAAATCTTACAATCAATGGAGATAATATTGAATTCCTTGGTGTATATGGGCTAAAACAGTGTTGACTTTAATGGCTGTTTTGTGCAAATATAATCTTTTGAGGCACCATTATTCTCAGATTGCCCTTTTGATAACATTAGATTTGGGTCTATTATTTGTTTGTGTATTACTTAAAGTTACAAACAAAATATTACTTTGTCGTGTAACATTTACAACAACTTAACAAATTTTAGACCTTAGTCTAGCGTttactcataaataaaaattttaaataatgatCTACTTATCGCGAAAATTCTTTACTTCATTGATTTTCGTTGTCTTAAGTAGTTTGGATTTTTAATAGGCCCAAATCTAATGGACTTTGAAACTGATCTATTGACTAGATCCACATAAAACAAGGTTTAGGGTTTGGTGACTGCATGCTACTATATATATGAACTCTAGACAATCAACATAGAAATCACTCGGCAGCTCACTTTGTCCGGCATGGCAGCCTTCTCTTTGCTATGTGAAAAAgttgtgttcttttttttctcttttctttgttcGATTTAATTTATGCACAACgaggtttttttctttttgtattgtGTTTTCTGTTAAATTCGTTTGATAAAGGGGTATGCAAATGATGACAATATTATTTGAGGATATAAGAAGCTTTGGCGATGCTTTTTCCTAATACTTCCATGACTCTGATgcatacctttttatttttatattttttgctcTTCAATATTTTGGCAAATAATTTTATTACGTCCATGTTGCCTTGGATTCAAGTTGTGGTGTTAAAAGATATTGATTTGTATGAATTTAGGTTCAAAAGAAGAAGTGAAAACAAGTTTcgaatgtattttttttaatttgataagcAAATCTTAGTTTCTTTGGGTAAACGTAAACCTGTACTGTAAATCATGGATTCTTTGAACGACAGAGTTACTTTACCAGAGTCCAGAAGCCTTTAGTTTGCTCAACAACATTAAAAGCTCATTTGAAAATttggtttctttcttttttcaaactTAATTCATTCAAATCAATTTCTTTTGCACAATTAAAGACAAGCAGCGTACGCTAGTATTCGGCATTGGCACCACCTCAAGAGGGGTGATGTAGTTTATTTTGCACAAGTAAACGTGCAAAGTCTTTGCTTTCGAAATGCAAGTTTTTTTATGTTTGCCCAAACCCAATCATGAACATGAGTCTAAGACTACACAAATTGTAACATCTAATTTATGGGGACATGAAAGAGTTACTAATAGAGTAAATATAACGGAATTTGTTATGAATAAAGTGAAAATGTAAAAAGTACTAAATTGGAGTAGTATATTTGAGGTGAGCGTTAGTTTTGGTCACATAATATCACGGAGGATAGAAGTTAATGCCCTTATATTAAATCAAATTAGTTAATTTGATCATACAATTTATTTTACAGGgaaacaacatacctagtgtgatCCAAAAGTCTAAAACTCAGATCCGAATTCCTAAGCCAATCTTGCGCCTATCCAAACAAACACAACGCGTAACATAATAGATTTATGAATTTACTTTTAACATAAAACTCTTGATCCTCTGACGCATTTGCAAAACAAGTAAATTTCCACTTAGTAGCTCCTCTAGGAAAGAAGAGACATTTTAAATGTAAAGTCATACTCTTATCAACTACACGATTACAAAGCTTCTGTAATGCTTATAAAATCATTGCTGCTGAATACTTATTACTTGAGGAACAAGTATGCATATGATAACCGCTACAATAGCATTCTGCAGTGCCAGAAACTGCAATGTAATTGCCCACACAATCACCCTTCTCTATAAAAGAAGCAACTGCAATACAATGATTTTCATATTTAGACCAATAAAAGACATTTCATTTCTCAACAAACCAAACACAAAGTTCAAATGTAGAGAAGACAATAGGAAACATAACAAATTCACTTGGCAGAAATTGAACAAACCAACAATATGAAATGTAGAAAAGCTTTTAGGATTCATATTGATCATCAGGGGCCTCCTCCTCATATTCTTCATCGTCATCTGCTGTCGCATCC
Proteins encoded in this window:
- the LOC107869390 gene encoding uncharacterized protein LOC107869390, with protein sequence MKKKGQNSQLFLLTNNSSNEDEFEVANILLDLDNLVIQRQFGSLIWGCKKKRSNRCIDFSSSSVCIQQQQGCLKVDDEHHEIDKAKIKVEVVTSPATPLSFSPSESDDKSKHSSRKSYKRKTREELMDNIKELSQCREMLRGEVENVRNYYNNLKAYNLKLKARKEQVTKMLNIQGGGVNLGQLYNNSGMEPNHQQPFIMDQVAIHRYQYPLGQVQQQAQPFFSNRLGLGLGPGPMVLPDLNVRVDEAFTLDRFDIDRMNVERKAQFAEARRRRMIKRIEVKNSSGFIRPPRRR